One Sediminicola sp. YIK13 DNA segment encodes these proteins:
- the rpsD gene encoding 30S ribosomal protein S4, translating to MARYTGPKTKIARKFGEAIFGDDKSFEKRNYPPGQHGNTRRRGKKSEYAIQLMEKQKAKYTYGILERQFRNIFAKANSSKGVTGEVLLQLCESRLDNVVYRMGIANSRRAARQLVSHRHITVNGELVNIPSYSLKAGDVVGVREKSKSLQSIQDSLSASSNVYEWITWNTEKKEGTYVAIPERLQIPENIKEQLIVELYSK from the coding sequence ATGGCAAGATATACAGGACCAAAAACAAAAATCGCCCGTAAATTCGGTGAAGCGATTTTCGGAGATGACAAATCTTTTGAAAAAAGAAATTATCCTCCAGGACAACACGGTAACACAAGACGTCGTGGTAAGAAATCCGAATATGCAATCCAGTTAATGGAGAAGCAAAAGGCAAAATACACCTATGGTATTTTGGAGCGTCAGTTTAGAAACATATTTGCAAAAGCAAATAGTAGCAAAGGAGTAACCGGTGAGGTTTTACTTCAGCTTTGTGAGTCTAGATTGGACAACGTAGTATACAGAATGGGCATTGCCAATTCAAGAAGAGCTGCAAGACAATTAGTATCCCACAGACATATTACTGTTAATGGTGAGTTGGTAAACATACCTTCTTATTCATTGAAAGCAGGAGATGTTGTTGGTGTAAGGGAAAAATCTAAATCTTTACAATCCATTCAGGATTCTCTTTCTGCAAGTAGCAATGTCTACGAATGGATTACATGGAATACTGAAAAGAAGGAAGGAACTTATGTTGCTATTCCTGAAAGATTGCAGATTCCAGAAAACATCAAGGAACAATTAATCGTGGAGTTATACTCTAAATAA